In a single window of the Leptospira perdikensis genome:
- a CDS encoding adenylate/guanylate cyclase domain-containing protein, with protein MKAVDLDSLASVSKSADISLADPIRLYILFIDLCGSTDFKTYCLGNQIPDGIWIERQLIYLHRIINIVERFKGSIVKTIGDEVMAYFTEEISSDSVIRCATDSHSLFRDIARYDNKTWQLKSKISIDFGYVYNSNFGLLKEGIIDPIGLVVDRCSRINGESKPDQVLLSSSVFAKLSSESQEKYSKFKELINLKGVGESEIYRLKIE; from the coding sequence ATGAAAGCAGTAGATTTAGATTCACTAGCTTCTGTTTCAAAAAGCGCAGATATTTCACTAGCTGATCCGATTCGTTTATATATTCTATTTATCGATTTATGTGGCTCGACAGATTTCAAAACATATTGTCTTGGAAATCAAATTCCTGACGGTATATGGATTGAAAGACAGTTAATCTACCTTCATAGAATAATAAACATTGTCGAAAGATTTAAAGGTTCGATAGTAAAGACAATTGGTGATGAAGTAATGGCATATTTCACCGAGGAAATCAGCTCCGATAGTGTCATTCGCTGCGCCACAGATTCCCATTCTTTGTTTCGAGACATTGCAAGGTACGATAATAAAACCTGGCAACTTAAGTCGAAAATATCTATAGATTTTGGTTATGTATATAATTCAAATTTCGGATTACTTAAAGAAGGAATTATCGATCCAATTGGATTAGTAGTAGATAGATGTTCTCGAATTAATGGAGAATCAAAACCCGATCAAGTTCTGCTATCAAGTTCAGTTTTTGCCAAGCTTTCATCTGAATCTCAAGAAAAGTATTCAAAATTTAAAGAGTTGATCAACTTAAAAGGTGTTGGAGAAAGCGAAATCTACCGACTAAAAATTGAATAA